In a single window of the Coffea eugenioides isolate CCC68of chromosome 3, Ceug_1.0, whole genome shotgun sequence genome:
- the LOC113766503 gene encoding uncharacterized protein LOC113766503, whose translation MDCCMFNHWGSVWIFYRSLFTCQITGESPQHITIRVQSHLFQDSIILSCIHAKCTQQDREDLWNALLQDKPAFNPWFLVGDFNVVTNTEEKRGGLPFRPSEGSDFLNFMALAGVSDAGFSGSRFTWCNNRSGTARIWKRLDRLLLCGSAMELLYQFMVQHLGRDPSDHAPLLLSVDTRLDNKPKPFRFLNIWTTHPDFLGVIKDCWVHPVNGSPLQVLASKLRNVKNALKQWSRTTFGDIFEGVRSAERVVTESETAYDLDPTEQRRSELHHARARLRRALVVEEGFWRQKARVKWLSDGDRNTKYFHSLVTERRRRAVIHRVRGTAGEWIEGECQIGEAAVGFFKDLFTAEGDLPSLTGLEIIPKLITDQENSRLTDIPSLTEVKDIVFAMDGESAAGPDGFTGKFFTFAWEVVASDLYRAVVSFFCGAELPRSITATSIVLLPKVENPQDFKHFRPISLCNFTNKIISKLLSARLAMILPRIISPQQSGFVQGRQITDNFLLAQELVADIGKSNRGGNVVIKLDMMKAYDKVSWPFLLQVLRYFGFSETWIDMIWRLISNVWFSVLVNGGSNGFFRSSRGLRQGDPISPALFVIGAEVLSRTLNTLPTQRGFTPFKVPPHCSIITHLAFADDVIIFSSGAKSSLRLIKRVLDDYNEASGQRINPQKSCFLTHPRAPSQRAAVVNQILGYNKRDFPIRYLGCPLYTGRSKKVYYTDIYNAVANRILSWKNQILSLGGRVVLIQSVLSSMPIHLLAAASPPKGMLMVIEKLFAKFLWGSSNFGDKFHWIRWADLCRPKDEGGVGLRGLKQVYDSFSIKLWWKFRQQQSLWAKFMSQKYCAGHHPCLADIGHPGSQVWQRMVTMQRFGEDNISWVVREGALDFWHDNWMGSGALCDKVEVFHDHSVVDFVDRRAWNVDMLHQFLDGELVTQVLEIDPPTDRGNDTMVWALTNSGVFSTASAYSLIRQSNDNSWLFGRIWQQGLPVKVSFFMLRLLQGRLPLMDRLKRFGVCGPSRCLCCQNPQEEDLNHVFCSGEGARLVWRHFESTAGEFSGVHTVRHMVWSCWLRRGTNDRVKFLHNILPSVVCWVLWKARNEGVFEGRKMRIRPTVNRIVQFLHDFLQSRFPGVQPSAPTWEGLLLELGSHQRRMVIRPVYWVTPRRGYKLNSDGCSRGNPGRSGGGGLVRDSRGNFVFGYAEPFGVITSMQAELRALLWGVRHCVIRGCLELHLEADSLTLVHIVQGTSACPWRLQRDLDELMMFKQYFTSITHCYREANAPADHLANFGADSSAGHVFNTFSELPQLVRGAIRLDRLGFPTFRTRCLA comes from the coding sequence ATGGATTGTTGCATGTTCAATCATTGGGGTTCTGTTTGGATTTTCTACCGGTCATTGTTTACGTGTCAGATTACAGGGGAGTCTCCCCAACATATAACTATTAGAGTACAATCTCATCTTTTCCAAGACTCCATTATTTTGTCTTGTATACACGCGAAGTGTACGCAGCAGGACAGAGAGGATTTGTGGAATGCACTTTTGCAGGATAAACCCGCCTTCAATCCTTGGTTTTTGGTGGGGGATTTCAATGTGGTCACAAATACAGAGGAGAAGAGGGGTGGATTGCCATTTAGACCGTCGGAGGGATCAGACTTTCTGAATTTTATGGCGCTAGCTGGTGTCAGTGATGCGGGATTCTCTGGGTCAAGGTTTACATGGTGTAATAATCGTTCGGGAACGGCGCGGATCTGGAAGCGTCTGGATCGCTTACTTCTGTGTGGAAGTGCAATGGAGCTACTGTACCAATTCATGGTGCAACATTTAGGCCGTGACCCGTCGGATCATGCTCCCTTGTTGCTATCGGTGGATACGAGGCTAGACAATAAACCCAAGCCGTTTCGTTTCTTAAACATCTGGACCACTCATCCTGATTTTCTGGGGGTTATCAAGGACTGTTGGGTTCATCCAGTCAATGGCTCTCCTTTGCAAGTATTGGCATCGAAGTTGAGGAATGTTAAAAATGCCCTCAAGCAGTGGTCTAGGACGACATTCGGGGATATTTTTGAAGGGGTACGTAGTGCAGAGCGTGTGGTAACCGAGTCTGAGACAGCATACGACCTCGATCCTACTGAGCAGCGACGGAGCGAGTTACATCATGCTCGGGCTCGATTGCGCCGAGCGCTTGTAGTTGAGGAGGGTTTTTGGAGACAAAAGGCGCGGGTTAAGTGGCTTTCGGACGGAGATAGGAACACCAAATATTTCCACTCCTTGGTTACGGAAAGGAGACGTAGGGCAGTAATTCATCGAGTCAGGGGTACTGCTGGAGAGTGGATCGAGGGGGAATGCCAAATTGGGGAGGCAGCGGTGGGTTTCTTTAAGGATCTTTTCACGGCAGAGGGGGATCTTCCCTCCCTTACCGGTCTGGAGATCATACCTAAACTGATAACAGACCAGGAAAACTCACGGTTAACGGACATTCCATCTCTTACAGAAGTTAAAGACATAGTCTTTGCTATGGATGGAGAGAGCGCAGCCGGCCCGGACGGGTTTACAGGGAAATTCTTTACCTTTGCTTGGGAGGTAGTGGCATCGGATTTATACCGGGCGGTTGTCAGCTTTTTCTGCGGTGCTGAACTACCTAGGAGTATCACGGCTACCTCAATTGTGTTGCTGCCAAAAGTGGAGAACCCCCAAGATTTTAAGCATTTTCGTCCAATCAGTCTGTGCAACTTTACTAACAAAATCATCTCCAAGCTGTTATCGGCAAGGTTGGCGATGATATTACCCCGGATTATATCTCCACAGCAAAGCGGGTTTGTCCAAGGGAGGCAGATTACAGATAATTTCTTGTTAGCTCAGGAGTTAGTAGCCGATATCGGGAAATCAAATCGGGGTGGCAATGTGGTCATCAAGTTAGACATGATGAAGGCTTATGATAAAGTCTCATGGCCCTTTCTCCTACAGGTGCTACGATATTTCGGATTCAGTGAGACCTGGATAGACATGATTTGGCGCTTAATATCGAATGTGTGGTTCTCGGTACTTGTTAATGGTGGTTCAAACGGTTTTTTCAGATCTTCACGGGGTTTACGGCAAGGGGATCCAATTTCACCAGCCTTATTCGTTATCGGAGCTGAGGTGCTGTCTAGAACCCTCAACACGCTACCCACACAAAGAGGATTTACTCCGTTCAAAGTTCCTCCTCATTGTTCTATAATTACGCATTTGGCATTCGCCGATGACGTGATTATCTTTTCCAGTGGGGCCAAGTCATCCCTACGTCTGATTAAACGGGTTTTGGATGATTATAATGAGGCATCAGGTCAGCGAATCAACCCTCAGAAGAGTTGTTTCCTTACTCATCCACGGGCACCATCTCAGAGGGCAGCGGTTGTTAACCAGATACTAGGGTATAATAAACGCGACTTTCCAATACGGTACCTTGGTTGTCCCTTGTATACCGGAAGGAGCAAGAAGGTTTACTATACGGATATATACAATGCGGTGGCGAATCGGATTTTGAGTTGGAAAAACCAGATATTATCGCTAGGAGGCAGGGTGGTGTTGATTCAGAGCGTGTTATCCTCTATGCCAATTCACTTGCTGGCAGCCGCGTCCCCTCCAAAAGGGATGTTGATGGTCATAGAGAAATTGTTCGCCAAGTTCTTGTGGGGATCTTCGAATTTCGGGGATAAATTCCATTGGATACGTTGGGCAGATTTGTGTCGGCCGAAGGATGAAGGGGGTGTAGGCCTGCGGGGTTTGAAACAGGTCTACGACTCATTTTCCATTAAACTCTGGTGGAAATTTCGACAACAACAATCATTATGGGCAAAGTTTATGTCCCAGAAGTATTGTGCAGGTCATCACCCTTGTCTTGCTGATATTGGGCATCCGGGATCCCAAGTTTGGCAGAGGATGGTTACAATGCAGCGTTTTGGGGAGGATAATATTAGCTGGGTAGTTCGGGAGGGGGCTTTGGACTTTTGGCATGATAATTGGATGGGGTCAGGTGCGCTTTGTGACAAGGTTGAGGTCTTCCATGATCATTCGGTGGTTGATTTTGTAGATCGGCGGGCTTGGAATGTGGACATGCTCCATCAATTCTTGGATGGAGAATTGGTTACGCAGGTTTTGGAGATTGACCCTCCTACCGATAGGGGAAATGATACAATGGTATGGGCATTGACGAACTCGGGTGTTTTTTCCACTGCATCGGCTTACTCATTGATCCGTCAATCCAATGACAATTCTTGGCTTTTTGGTCGTATATGGCAGCAGGGTCTTCCAGTCAAGGTTTCTTTCTTTATGCTGCGACTACTACAGGGGAGGCTCCCTCTTATGGATCGCCTAAAGAGGTTTGGGGTTTGTGGCCCATCTAGATGCTTGTGTTGTCAGAATCCCCAGGAGGAGGATTTGAATCATGTGTTTTGCTCAGGAGAAGGGGCACGATTGGTCTGGCGACACTTCGAGAGTACTGCTGGTGAGTTTAGTGGGGTGCATACGGTGCGTCATATGGTGTGGTCTTGTTGGTTAAGGAGGGGGACTAATGATCGTGTAAAGTTTTTGCATAATATACTTCCTTCGGTGGTATGCTGGGTTTTATGGAAGGCTAGGAATGAAGGGGTGTTTGAAGGTCGGAAGATGAGGATCAGGCCTACGGTGAATCGGATTGTTCAGTTTCTGCATGATTTCCTTCAGTCACGGTTCCCGGGGGTGCAGCCTTCTGCCCCTACATGGGAAGGGTTGCTTCTCGAATTAGGTAGTCATCAAAGGCGGATGGTTATTAGGCCAGTTTACTGGGTAACTCCACGTAGAGGCTATAAGTTGAATTCAGATGGATGTTCTCGGGGGAACCCAGGAAGGAGTGGGGGGGGTGGGCTTGTGCGGGATAGTCGAGGAAATTTTGTATTCGGCTACGCGGAGCCCTTCGGGGTGATAACCAGCATGCAGGCGGAACTTCGAGCGTTGCTATGGGGCGTTAGACATTGTGTGATTCGAGGGTGCTTGGAGTTACACTTAGAGGCGGATTCTCTCACCCTGGTTCACATTGTTCAAGGGACTAGTGCTTGTCCTTGGCGTTTACAGAGAGATCTGGATGAGTTGATGATGTTCAAGCAATATTTCACATCGATCACACACTGCTACAGGGAAGCAAACGCACCTGCAGATCATTTGGCAAATTTTGGTGCTGATTCTAGTGCAGGTCATGTGTTTAATACATTCTCAGAATTGCCGCAATTGGTTAGGGGGGCTATTAGATTAGATCGATTAGGATTTCCTACGTTTCGTACACGGTGTCTGGCATGA
- the LOC113766502 gene encoding putative disease resistance protein RGA3: MADALLGPTVQVLVEKAINLASEQIALFVGFKKDLEKLKTTLTRIQAALHDAEKKQVTEESVKLWLKELEAVAFDVGNLLDDINYEMLRRKVELQNQMKRKVCFFFSLSNPIAFRCKMANKIQKISMDLKRINEEARNFSLQSQTAPALSPPSGAGFIKNRETDSVTVDASFVGRDNDVSAIVTQLTATNNNETISILPIVGMGGIGKTTLARKVFNDPNIEKHFEKRMWVCVSEDFNVNRLFGMILQSLQGREPEAKNREARVNKLKELLDGKKYLLVLDDVWNKESMLWNDFLGSLKGASQAMGSWILVTTREQQVVDITRISSPQGYSLKQLSDDQCWRILKENAFCGGEVQDGLQDVGLKIAQRCRGLPLAASVLGGMLRNKEPDEWQSLESGLQSLGGDENVDVTNTILKLSFDHLPHPSLKKCFAYCSIFPKDFQMERNELIQLWAAEGFLHSNPRNDMHMEEVGNGYFTILLDSNLFQEAEKDDYGNVLNCKMHDLVHDMVQSISNSKTLRLIESGSVLMETASIRYLALERSEKEMPFPSTKSFKRITTLFLEGNRSLNDREMSFFMLRVLNLRASSVEQLPKSIGKLTHLRYLDSSETSIKTLPESLCQLYNLQTLRVEYCHSLTKFPKNFKNLVNLRHFDFFSSRKSSDIMPFEIGQLQFLQTLPFFNIGEEKGRQIGELRNLKNLSGQFELRNLELVKSKEEAESANLIGKPNIDELRLLWNEIDNSRNNDSEYNQVLEGLHPHPNLKGLIIERFFGDKLSTWIGKLGKLVKFYLQNCKNCKELPTLGNMPLLRSLHLEGLDSLTSIGPSFYGGSGMHGGSSSQRALKLFPALEYLILGKMQNLREWTEATVDDGTVVVFPVLHAVWITDCPQLANFSNHFPRLETLNIKNTQNGSALMTYICSGVSTLTNLSIESVNGLTKLPNMLFQNNPKLAHLELSSCGDLAQFSDFSFDVPQTSEGPNCQSVAEHTCINNNAPQHLVGLESLELLYVAGCHSLESISIPRGRKYLTGLRRLEIQSCNGLTHLSIPQISESEWDSTSSPFSSSGTCPPPLPLELLQKPPQSCIPS, encoded by the exons ATGGCGGATGCATTGCTTGGCCCCACGGTACAAGTTCTAGTGGAGAAGGCAATAAACTTGGCTTCAGAACAAATTGCCCTGTTTGTTGGCTTCAAGAAAGATTTGGAGAAGCTGAAGACAACGTTGACTCGAATCCAGGCTGCCCTTCATGATGCAGAGAAAAAACAGGTGACTGAAGAGTCCGTGAAACTTTGGTTGAAGGAGCTTGAAGCTGTGGCTTTCGATGTTGGTAATCTGCTGGATGACATCAACTATGAAATGCTCCGACGCAAAGTTGAGCTCCAAAACCAAATGAAGAGGAAGGTATGCTTCTTCTTCTCACTCTCCAATCCAATTGCATTTCGTTGCAAAATGGCCAACAAAATTCAGAAAATCAGTATGGATTTGAAAAGAATCAATGAAGAAGCAAGGAACTTTAGCCTCCAGTCACAGACTGCACCTGCTCTTTCTCCTCCCAGTGGAGCAGGATTTATAAAGAACAGAGAGACTGACTCTGTTACTGTTGATGCGAGTTTTGTTGGAAGAGATAATGATGTCTCAGCAATAGTAACACAATTGACTGCCACGAATAATAATGAAACTATCTCCATTCTCCCGATAGTAGGGATGGGCGGTATCGGGAAGACCACATTGGCTCGAAAAGTTTTCAATGACCCAAATATTGAAAAACATTTTGAGAAGAGAATGTGGGTATGTGTTTCGGAGGATTTCAATGTCAATAGGCTGTTTGGAATGATTCTACAATCACTGCAAGGTCGAGAGCCTGAAGCTAAGAATAGGGAAGCCAGAGTCAATAAGCTTAAGGAATTATTGGATGGTAAAAAGTACCTGCTGGTCTTGGATGATGTGTGGAATAAGGAGTCCATGCTATGGAATGATTTTCTTGGGTCTCTAAAAGGTGCTAGCCAAGCCATGGGGAGTTGGATTCTTGTGACCACTCGCGAGCAACAGGTGGTAGACATCACCAGAATTTCTTCTCCTCAGGGTTATTCCTTGAAACAATTATCAGATGATCAATGTTGGCGCATTCTcaaagaaaatgcattttgtggtGGGGAAGTGCAGGATGGGCTGCAAGATGTAGGGTTGAAGATTGCGCAAAGATGCCGAGGCTTACCTTTGGCTGCAAGTGTTCTCGGTGGCATGCTGCGCAACAAGGAACCAGATGAATGGCAAAGCTTAGAGAGTGGGCTTCAAAGTTTAGGTGGAGATGAAAATGTTGACGTTACTAATACAATTTTGAAGTTGAGCTTTGATCATCTTCCACATCCTTCTCTTAAAAAGTGTTTTGCATATTGTTCAATTTTTCCTAAAGATTTTCAAATGGAAAGGAATGAATTAATCCAACTTTGGGCAGCAGAAGGATTTCTTCATTCAAATCCAAGAAACGATATGCATATGGAGGAAGTTGGTAACGGGTATTTTACAATTTTGTTGGATAGTAACTTATTTCAAGAGGCAGAGAAGGATGATTATGGGAATGTTTTGAATTGCAAAATGCATGATCTTGTGCATGACATGGTGCAATCCATTTCCAATTCCAAAACTTTAAGGTTGATAGAATCTGGTAGTGTTCTTATGGAAACGGCTTCTATTCGGTATCTTGCACTGGAGAGAAGTGAAAAAGAAATGCCATTTCCTTCCACTAAAAGTTTCAAGCGTATTACGACATTGTTTTTGGAAGGAAACAGATCACTTAATGATAGGGAGATGTCATTTTTTATGTTGCGAGTTTTGAACTTGAGGGCATCGAGTGTCGAACAGCTTCCTAAATCAATTGGCAAGCTAACTCATTTGCGATATCTTGATTCGTCAGAAACTTCAATCAAAACATTGCCAGAGTCTCTATGTCAACTTTACAATTTGCAGACATTAAGAGTTGAATATTGTCACTCACTGACAAAGTTTCCAaagaatttcaagaatttgGTGAATTTGAGGCACTTTGACTTTTTCTCCTCTCGTAAATCAAGTGATATCATGCCTTTTGAGATCGGACAGTTGCAATTTCTCCAAACTTTGCCATTTTTCAATATTGGTGAAGAAAAAGGTCGAcaaattggagaattaaggaatTTGAAGAATCTCAGTGGACAATTTGAACTACGTAATCTTGAATTAGTGAAAAGCAAAGAAGAAGCCGAGTCTGCAAATCTGATTGGGAAGCCAAACATTGATGAGTTAAGATTACTGTGGAATGAAATAgataattcaagaaataatGATAGTGAATACAATCAAGTGTTGGAAGGCTTGCATCCTCACCCAAATTTGAAAGGTTTGATTATTGAAAGATTTTTTGGTGATAAACTTTCAACATGGATTGGAAAACTTGGGaaattggtgaaattttatttgcaaaattgcAAAAACTGTAAAGAGTTACCAACTCTTGGAAACATGCCTCTCCTCAGATCTCTTCACTTGGAAGGACTTGATAGCCTAACAAGCATAGGCCCTTCTTTTTATGGCGGATCAGGCATGCATGGTGGCAGTAGCAGTCAAAGGGCCCTAAAATTGTTTCCGGCGCTTGAATATCTCATTCTAGGaaaaatgcaaaatttgagGGAATGGACAGAAGCAACTGTTGATGATGGGACAGTGGTGGTGTTTCCAGTCCTTCATGCGGTATGGATTACTGATTGCCCTCAATTAgccaatttttcaaatcattttccaCGCCTCGAGACATTGAACATCAAGAATACCCAAAATGGATCAGCACTAATGACATATATTTGTAGTGGAGTCAGCACTCTCACTAATCTTTCCATTGAGAGTGTGAATGGGCTCACCAAGCTACCAAATATGTTATTCCAAAATAATCCCAAACTTGCACATCTCGAATTAAGCAGTTGTGGTGATTTGGCCCAATTCTCGGATTTTTCATTTGATGTTCCTCAAACTTCAGAAGGACCAAATTGCCAATCAGTAGCTGAGCACACTTGTATTAACAATAATGCTCCTCAACATTTGGTTGGTCTTGAGTCCCTAGAGTTATTATATGTTGCTGGGTGCCACTCGCTCGAGTCAATTTCAATCCCCAGGGGACGTAAATACCTCACTGGCTTGCGAAGATTAGAGATTCAGTCCTGCAATGGGTTGACCCACTTGTCCATCCCCCAAATATCTGAGTCAGAGTGGGATTCCACTTCTTCACCCTTCTCCTCCTCCGGTACTTgtcctcctcctcttcctcttgaGCTATTGCAA AAACCACCACAGAGCTGCATTCCTTCCTAG